The Borreliella andersonii genome has a segment encoding these proteins:
- a CDS encoding DUF188 domain-containing protein translates to MLSRIFVDADSCNSKIIKFLQKFILHNKSELIVVSNRFLSLEKTGNVALEVVDNVDLFILNLADRHSLVITRDIFFAKLLLDLGVKVMNDEGRIFDINNINYLYFRSKINFNLKVKIKKYHDGDFNKSRYEKFITNFYSLFFS, encoded by the coding sequence TTGTTAAGTAGAATTTTTGTTGATGCTGATTCTTGTAATTCTAAGATAATAAAATTTTTACAAAAATTTATATTACACAATAAATCAGAACTTATTGTAGTTTCTAATAGGTTTTTAAGTTTGGAAAAAACGGGAAATGTTGCTTTGGAAGTGGTAGACAATGTTGATTTATTTATTTTGAATTTAGCAGATAGACATAGTCTTGTGATTACTCGAGATATTTTTTTTGCTAAACTCCTTTTAGATCTTGGGGTTAAGGTTATGAATGATGAAGGTCGAATTTTTGATATAAATAATATAAATTATTTATATTTTAGATCTAAGATTAATTTCAATTTAAAAGTTAAGATTAAAAAATACCATGACGGAGATTTTAATAAATCTAGATATGAAAAGTTTATAACGAATTTTTATTCTTTATTCTTTAGTTAA
- the lepB gene encoding signal peptidase I, which produces MAPYLTFEQRLLRKKRRKVFFKYVLTFLVLNFFFTKFVLQIFMIKSNEMLPTITKTASLFFVATHITSFFIPLRMNDIVLYEDFRLSNNFLLTLIKDFFFLNKIFKRASYKVSRIVAVQGDSVYVRGLNVLVNKKDTNFFYLNGNLVSYYKLNNFFNTDEVIKCFTLKKNEFFLLNDNLSVLNDSRIFGPIKKNAIVSYLALKLVDYKIVK; this is translated from the coding sequence GTGGCTCCATATTTAACTTTCGAACAAAGGCTTTTGAGGAAAAAGCGAAGAAAAGTTTTTTTTAAATATGTTTTAACATTTTTAGTTTTAAATTTTTTTTTCACAAAGTTTGTTTTGCAAATTTTTATGATTAAAAGTAATGAGATGTTGCCGACAATAACAAAAACTGCTAGTTTATTTTTTGTAGCAACACATATAACTTCTTTTTTCATTCCTTTAAGAATGAATGATATTGTTCTTTATGAAGATTTTAGGTTAAGTAATAATTTTTTATTAACTTTAATAAAAGATTTCTTTTTTTTAAATAAAATTTTTAAAAGAGCAAGCTATAAAGTATCAAGAATAGTAGCTGTTCAGGGCGATTCTGTTTATGTTAGAGGTTTGAATGTCCTGGTAAATAAAAAGGATACAAATTTTTTTTATTTGAATGGCAATTTGGTTAGCTATTACAAATTGAATAATTTTTTTAATACAGATGAAGTGATTAAATGTTTTACTTTGAAAAAAAATGAATTTTTTTTATTAAATGACAATTTAAGTGTTTTAAATGATTCTAGAATATTTGGACCTATTAAGAAAAATGCTATTGTTTCTTATTTGGCCCTTAAGTTAGTGGACTATAAGATTGTTAAGTAG
- a CDS encoding S26 family signal peptidase translates to MHLRRLDKFASFLVHIVEKYLTYRKRKKYFYKLRAKKRGFLLNFLFDFVAAAIFVLVINQYFVQAYKIPSGSMENTLQIGDFLFVDKFSYGPELLPGLFKINGFKVPEESDIIIFENPEYKSKGVFFDIFQRILYMLTLSFIDLDRDEYGNPNVRFLVKRGAFADGKIVRFNSGKVYIKREGEENFILEDSYWDLVDKNSKIKKIVANEDYGIYGDFAMFVALSQLNINLSSTPDFSFFDVRMIDRFEFERLEYKYLSAFMPYVDYYMEKAIIRDYGIYVPDGYILPIGDNRDNSHDGRFFGVINKNKVLGRTLIIYLPFSRVGFI, encoded by the coding sequence ATGCATTTAAGAAGATTGGATAAATTTGCATCTTTTTTGGTGCACATTGTTGAGAAGTATTTGACATATAGAAAAAGAAAGAAATATTTTTATAAATTAAGGGCAAAGAAACGAGGATTTTTATTAAACTTTTTATTTGATTTTGTAGCAGCGGCAATTTTTGTATTGGTAATAAATCAATATTTTGTTCAAGCTTATAAAATACCATCAGGGTCAATGGAAAATACTCTTCAGATAGGGGATTTTTTATTTGTAGATAAGTTTTCTTACGGTCCTGAGCTTTTACCAGGGTTATTTAAGATTAATGGTTTTAAAGTTCCAGAAGAATCCGATATTATTATTTTTGAAAATCCGGAGTACAAGTCAAAGGGTGTTTTTTTTGATATCTTTCAAAGAATACTTTATATGTTAACATTATCTTTTATTGATCTTGATAGAGATGAATATGGCAATCCTAATGTTAGATTTCTTGTAAAAAGAGGTGCGTTTGCAGATGGTAAAATTGTTAGATTTAATAGTGGTAAAGTTTATATTAAAAGAGAAGGTGAAGAAAATTTTATTTTAGAAGATTCTTATTGGGATTTGGTTGATAAAAATTCAAAAATTAAAAAAATTGTGGCAAATGAGGACTATGGAATTTATGGTGATTTTGCTATGTTTGTTGCTCTAAGCCAGTTAAATATAAATTTAAGTAGCACTCCAGATTTTTCATTTTTTGATGTTAGAATGATTGATAGGTTTGAGTTTGAAAGATTGGAATATAAGTATTTATCTGCTTTTATGCCTTATGTTGATTATTATATGGAAAAAGCTATAATAAGAGATTACGGTATTTATGTTCCTGATGGATATATTTTACCAATTGGGGACAATAGAGACAATTCTCATGACGGTCGATTTTTTGGAGTAATTAATAAGAATAAAGTGCTTGGAAGAACATTAATAATATATCTTCCATTTTCTAGAGTAGGATTTATTTAA
- a CDS encoding SUMF1/EgtB/PvdO family nonheme iron enzyme: MKEVDENSNIGLFEVKLKPILGIAPKVYVFLTTIILISSLILISIIIPKFKNPGAYFKINSNIANTYIYLNEKYIGKTPLNKYINATEGVIKAKRMGFKTYEQKIKIHNKFFGSYSLQINLELVDPEKIIKQRQKELSIMVKIKNTNKNTKLIPVFSLISSELKEHPKYIKKFLKDSIPYLNSIEMFKDFLNSYKVVYSIGQSNSNQEEIWNSLKTNFDLENRAIFWFLENLDKDLKMLTKNEPWVKTLAKTLDNENIQLISKNEKINIKLPGFKKINSNKIEKIQNYELNSKNISLKSTYNIKEFLIQEQNVTKYEYQDFLKENPKWALNNKENLIKEQLVDENYLKNFNQMGLNEAITGISYFSAIEYANWYSKKLPTGFKARLPLSQEWELYQKEPNKNLLNINEISKKVGFWNLMQNSSFNDIAIFKNEKNFYNENSNFCSLITEIRTYSNQNNNLLNPSTKASFLKNWSSPNIGFRLIVSKE, encoded by the coding sequence ATGAAAGAAGTCGACGAAAATTCAAATATTGGGCTTTTTGAAGTTAAATTAAAGCCAATTTTAGGAATAGCACCTAAGGTTTATGTATTTCTTACAACAATAATATTGATTTCAAGTTTAATACTAATTTCAATAATCATACCTAAGTTTAAAAATCCAGGAGCATATTTTAAAATAAATTCCAATATTGCAAATACTTATATATATTTAAACGAAAAATATATCGGCAAAACTCCACTTAACAAATATATAAATGCCACTGAAGGAGTCATTAAAGCAAAAAGAATGGGATTTAAAACTTACGAACAAAAGATAAAAATTCACAACAAATTTTTTGGAAGCTATAGTTTGCAAATAAATTTAGAACTGGTTGATCCTGAAAAGATTATTAAACAAAGACAAAAAGAGCTCTCTATAATGGTAAAAATAAAAAATACTAATAAAAATACAAAACTAATTCCTGTTTTTTCATTGATATCTAGTGAGCTCAAAGAACATCCTAAATACATTAAAAAATTTTTAAAAGATTCAATACCTTACTTAAATTCAATCGAAATGTTTAAAGATTTTCTAAATTCATATAAAGTTGTATATTCAATAGGTCAAAGCAATAGCAATCAAGAAGAAATATGGAACTCTTTGAAAACAAATTTTGATTTAGAAAATAGAGCTATCTTCTGGTTTTTAGAAAATTTAGACAAAGACTTAAAAATGCTAACAAAAAATGAACCCTGGGTTAAAACATTAGCCAAAACTTTAGACAATGAAAATATTCAATTAATTTCTAAAAACGAAAAAATAAATATAAAATTACCTGGATTTAAAAAAATAAATTCAAATAAAATCGAAAAAATTCAAAATTACGAACTAAATTCAAAAAATATTTCACTAAAATCTACCTATAACATAAAAGAATTTCTTATTCAAGAACAAAATGTCACAAAATACGAGTATCAAGATTTTTTAAAAGAAAATCCAAAATGGGCATTAAATAACAAAGAAAATTTAATTAAAGAACAACTTGTAGATGAAAATTATCTTAAAAATTTTAATCAAATGGGCTTAAATGAAGCTATCACAGGAATATCTTATTTCTCAGCAATAGAATACGCCAATTGGTACTCTAAAAAACTTCCCACAGGATTCAAAGCAAGATTACCTCTATCACAAGAATGGGAATTGTACCAAAAAGAACCAAACAAAAACTTATTAAATATTAATGAAATATCAAAAAAAGTTGGATTTTGGAATTTAATGCAAAATTCATCTTTTAATGATATCGCAATATTCAAAAATGAAAAAAATTTTTATAACGAAAATTCAAATTTTTGCTCATTGATAACAGAAATTAGAACATACTCTAATCAAAATAATAATTTACTCAATCCATCAACTAAAGCCTCTTTTCTGAAAAATTGGAGCTCTCCAAACATTGGCTTTAGGTTGATTGTATCAAAGGAATAA
- the smpB gene encoding SsrA-binding protein SmpB, translating into MNTSTLLLENKKAKFNYFIEEKISCGIVLKGTEVKSIKAKKLSFNNSFASIKKEELWLENLHVSKYKEGNIFNHDELRPRKLLIKKKELQRLKKFKEKEGYTLIPISFYLKKSIIKVEVGICKGKKLYDKREILKQKSIKKDLSREIKYK; encoded by the coding sequence TTGAACACAAGTACTTTGCTTCTTGAAAACAAAAAAGCAAAATTTAATTACTTTATTGAAGAGAAAATAAGTTGTGGAATAGTACTAAAAGGAACTGAAGTGAAATCAATAAAGGCAAAAAAATTATCATTTAACAATAGCTTTGCAAGCATAAAAAAAGAAGAATTGTGGCTTGAAAACTTGCACGTATCAAAATATAAAGAAGGAAATATCTTTAATCATGATGAATTAAGACCCAGAAAACTTCTAATTAAAAAAAAGGAATTACAAAGGCTAAAAAAATTTAAAGAAAAAGAGGGGTATACTCTAATTCCTATTAGTTTTTATTTAAAAAAATCAATAATTAAAGTAGAAGTTGGAATATGTAAAGGAAAAAAATTGTATGATAAAAGAGAAATACTAAAACAAAAAAGCATAAAAAAAGATCTTAGTAGAGAAATAAAATACAAATAA
- a CDS encoding P13 family porin — protein MNKLLIFVLLTFCVFSSFAQANDSKSGAFGMSAGEKLLVYETSKQDPIVPFLLNLFLGFGIGSFAQGDILGGSLILGFDAVGIGLILTGAYLDIKALDGSAKKAAFQWTWGKGVMLAGVVTMAVTRLTEIIIPFTFANSYNRKLKNSLNVALGGFEPSFDVAMSQSSALGFGLSFKKSY, from the coding sequence ATGAATAAACTTTTAATTTTTGTTTTGCTAACCTTTTGTGTTTTTTCTAGCTTTGCTCAAGCTAATGATTCTAAAAGTGGTGCGTTTGGCATGAGTGCTGGAGAAAAACTTTTGGTTTATGAAACTAGCAAACAAGATCCTATTGTGCCATTTTTATTGAACCTATTTTTAGGGTTTGGAATAGGCTCCTTTGCTCAAGGAGATATTCTTGGAGGTTCTCTTATTCTTGGATTTGATGCGGTTGGTATAGGGCTTATACTTACGGGGGCTTATTTGGATATCAAAGCTCTTGATGGTAGTGCTAAAAAAGCTGCTTTTCAATGGACTTGGGGTAAGGGAGTTATGTTAGCAGGTGTAGTAACTATGGCTGTGACAAGATTGACAGAAATTATTATTCCATTTACATTTGCTAATAGTTATAATAGGAAGCTAAAAAATAGTCTTAATGTAGCTTTAGGAGGATTTGAACCTAGTTTTGACGTCGCAATGAGCCAATCCAGTGCTCTTGGATTTGGACTATCTTTCAAAAAAAGCTATTAA
- a CDS encoding DNA topoisomerase IV subunit A produces MDIRTVLKDNFLQYSSYVIKDRAIASVVDGFKPVQRRIIHSLFEMHDGNFHKVANVVGNTMKYHPHGDTSIYEALVNIANKNLFIEKQGNFGNLFTGDPASASRYIECRLTPLAFDVLYSKEITIYESSYDGRNNEPLLYPAKIPVILIQGSEGIAVGMAAKILPHNFNEILNAVKSELLGESYDIYPDFPTGGIVDVNEYADGNGKVLVRAKIETIDEKTIVIRELPFGETTESLISSIEKAIRKNYIKVSSINDFTAENVAIELSLPRGVYASEVIEKLYHYTNCQISISVNLLLLSERYPVVYTIKDLIKFHAAHLQKILKMELELQKSKILEKIFYKTLEQIFIEKKIYKLLETISKEENIVSIILSEVLRYKESFSREVLKEDVENLLKIPIRKISLFDIDKNSKDIKILNKELKSINSNISSIRGYSINFIDLLLAKYSKEHKRKTEISLIKSKNVKEIATKNMKVYLNLVEGFVGTNLFDGEFIGNASSYDKILVFRKNSYVLKNIEDKTFIDKKNVCVLVYDINNSKEQIFSIIYLNRLDNFYYVKRFKIDKFITDKVYEFLGENDEFVDFSLNPEFVEFSTNKDIVKRIEIDNFMVKSRSSIGKRISSNNLKKVRFK; encoded by the coding sequence ATGGATATTAGAACTGTACTTAAAGATAATTTTTTGCAATATTCATCTTATGTTATTAAAGATCGTGCTATTGCTAGTGTTGTTGATGGGTTTAAGCCAGTCCAAAGGAGAATTATACATTCTCTTTTTGAAATGCATGATGGCAATTTTCATAAAGTTGCAAATGTCGTTGGCAATACAATGAAATACCATCCTCACGGCGATACGTCAATTTATGAGGCTCTTGTTAATATTGCCAACAAGAACCTATTTATTGAAAAGCAGGGCAATTTTGGCAATTTGTTTACAGGGGATCCTGCTTCTGCTTCCAGATATATTGAATGTAGATTAACCCCTTTGGCTTTTGATGTTCTTTACAGTAAAGAGATAACAATTTATGAATCTTCTTATGATGGAAGAAATAATGAGCCTTTGCTTTATCCTGCTAAAATTCCTGTTATTTTAATTCAAGGAAGTGAGGGAATTGCTGTTGGAATGGCAGCTAAAATATTGCCTCACAATTTTAATGAGATTTTAAATGCAGTAAAGAGCGAGCTTCTTGGAGAGAGTTACGATATTTATCCTGATTTTCCAACAGGAGGAATAGTTGATGTTAATGAATACGCTGATGGTAACGGTAAAGTTTTAGTTAGAGCTAAAATTGAAACCATAGATGAAAAAACAATTGTGATAAGGGAATTGCCTTTTGGTGAGACTACTGAGAGTTTGATATCTTCGATTGAGAAAGCAATTAGAAAAAATTATATTAAAGTTTCAAGCATTAATGATTTTACTGCTGAGAATGTAGCCATAGAGTTATCTTTGCCTAGGGGTGTTTACGCAAGTGAAGTGATTGAAAAGTTGTATCATTATACGAATTGTCAAATATCAATTTCTGTTAATTTATTATTGCTTAGTGAGAGATATCCTGTTGTTTATACTATTAAAGATCTTATCAAGTTTCATGCAGCCCATCTTCAAAAAATTTTGAAGATGGAGCTTGAATTGCAAAAAAGCAAGATTCTTGAAAAAATATTTTATAAAACACTTGAGCAAATTTTTATTGAAAAAAAGATTTATAAACTTCTTGAAACAATTTCCAAAGAAGAAAATATTGTAAGTATTATATTGTCTGAGGTTTTAAGGTATAAAGAATCTTTTTCAAGAGAAGTTTTAAAAGAAGATGTTGAAAATTTGCTTAAAATTCCAATTAGAAAAATAAGTCTTTTTGATATTGATAAGAACTCCAAGGATATTAAAATTTTAAATAAAGAATTAAAGAGCATAAATAGCAATATTTCTTCAATAAGAGGGTATTCAATAAACTTTATTGATTTATTACTTGCAAAGTATTCTAAAGAGCATAAAAGAAAGACTGAAATTTCTTTAATCAAATCAAAGAATGTAAAAGAAATAGCTACAAAGAATATGAAAGTTTATTTGAACTTGGTAGAAGGTTTTGTAGGAACAAATCTTTTTGATGGTGAATTTATTGGAAATGCTAGTTCTTATGATAAAATATTGGTTTTTAGAAAAAATAGTTATGTTCTTAAAAATATTGAAGATAAGACATTTATAGATAAAAAGAATGTATGTGTTTTAGTTTATGATATAAATAATTCCAAAGAGCAAATATTTTCAATAATTTATCTTAACAGGCTTGACAATTTTTATTATGTTAAAAGGTTCAAAATAGATAAATTTATTACAGATAAGGTTTATGAATTTTTAGGCGAAAATGATGAATTTGTCGATTTTTCATTAAATCCCGAATTTGTAGAATTTTCGACAAATAAAGACATTGTTAAAAGAATTGAAATTGATAATTTTATGGTCAAGTCAAGAAGCTCTATTGGAAAGCGAATTTCAAGCAACAATTTGAAAAAAGTTAGATTTAAATAA
- a CDS encoding DNA topoisomerase IV subunit B: MKTQNYDESKIITLSSLEHIRLRSGMYIGRLGDGSNVDDGIYVLIKEIIDNSIDEFIMGYGNEIFIKKEDNLVSIRDYGRGIPLGKVVESVSVINTGAKYNDDVFQFSVGLNGVGTKAVNALSSKFLVRSTRNGKSFEALFSKGKLLESREIKSSDKDGTYIEFLADSEIFGKYSYSEDFLKRRFFHYACLNKGLIINYNDQIFESKNGLLDFLNSEIKSDDLLYDIVYYSSKTLEFAFSHTNNYGETYFSFVNGQYTNDGGTHQTGFREGFVRAINDFLKKTYSSTDIREGLVATLSVKIKDPIFESQTKNKLGNIETRGNVAKEVQKIISELLYKDKILAKLIEKKVVDNERLRKELSSVRKEARERAKKISFKIPKLKDCKFHFNDSSKQSEQTMIFLTEGDSATGSMVSCRDVYTQAIFSLRGKPQNMFEKNKSEIYKNEELYNMMVALGIEESIENLRYNKVVIATDADFDGFHIRNLLLTFFLTFFEDLILNGHMYILETPLFRVRNKKITIYCYSEEEKQKAIRELKGVCEVTRFKGLGEISPNEFKGFIDINSIKLTKVDLFNIKEIKEKLGFYMGQNTPERRNFIMENLI; encoded by the coding sequence ATGAAGACTCAAAATTATGATGAAAGTAAAATAATCACTCTATCTTCTCTTGAGCATATTAGATTAAGATCTGGTATGTATATAGGACGTTTGGGGGATGGCTCTAATGTTGATGATGGTATTTATGTTTTAATTAAAGAGATAATAGATAATTCAATCGATGAGTTTATTATGGGTTACGGAAATGAAATTTTTATAAAAAAAGAAGATAATCTTGTTTCTATTAGGGATTATGGAAGGGGTATTCCTCTTGGAAAAGTTGTTGAGAGTGTTTCAGTTATTAATACTGGAGCCAAGTACAATGATGATGTTTTTCAATTTTCTGTAGGACTTAATGGGGTTGGGACTAAGGCAGTTAATGCCTTAAGTTCAAAATTTTTAGTAAGATCAACAAGAAATGGTAAATCTTTTGAGGCTTTGTTTTCTAAGGGGAAATTATTGGAATCTAGAGAAATAAAATCTTCTGACAAAGATGGTACTTATATTGAATTTTTAGCAGATTCAGAAATATTTGGAAAATATTCTTATAGTGAAGATTTTCTTAAGAGAAGATTTTTCCATTATGCTTGTTTGAATAAGGGACTTATTATAAATTATAATGATCAAATTTTTGAATCTAAAAATGGTCTTTTAGATTTTTTGAATTCAGAAATTAAAAGTGACGATTTGCTTTATGATATTGTTTACTATTCTAGCAAAACTTTAGAATTTGCTTTTTCTCATACAAATAATTATGGAGAGACTTATTTTTCATTTGTTAATGGGCAGTATACCAACGATGGGGGTACCCATCAGACTGGTTTTAGAGAAGGTTTTGTAAGAGCTATTAACGATTTTCTTAAAAAAACATACTCCTCAACAGATATTAGAGAGGGGCTTGTTGCAACTCTTTCTGTTAAAATTAAAGATCCAATATTTGAAAGTCAAACTAAGAATAAGCTTGGAAATATTGAAACCAGAGGCAATGTTGCAAAGGAAGTTCAGAAGATAATTTCTGAACTTTTATATAAAGATAAAATACTTGCAAAATTGATTGAGAAAAAAGTAGTCGACAATGAACGACTCAGAAAAGAACTAAGTAGTGTAAGAAAAGAAGCAAGAGAGAGAGCAAAAAAAATATCTTTTAAAATCCCTAAACTTAAGGATTGCAAATTTCATTTTAATGATAGCAGTAAGCAGTCAGAACAAACCATGATCTTCTTAACGGAGGGAGACTCTGCAACAGGTTCAATGGTGTCTTGTAGAGATGTTTATACCCAGGCTATATTTTCCCTTAGAGGAAAACCTCAAAATATGTTTGAAAAGAATAAATCTGAAATATACAAAAATGAAGAGCTTTATAATATGATGGTAGCTCTTGGCATTGAGGAATCAATTGAAAATTTAAGATATAATAAGGTTGTAATAGCAACCGATGCAGATTTTGATGGATTTCATATTAGAAATTTGTTGTTAACTTTTTTCTTGACTTTTTTTGAGGATTTAATTTTAAATGGTCATATGTATATTTTAGAAACTCCACTTTTTAGGGTTAGGAACAAAAAAATCACGATTTATTGTTACTCTGAGGAAGAAAAACAAAAAGCTATTCGTGAGCTTAAGGGGGTGTGTGAAGTAACGAGGTTTAAAGGCCTTGGTGAAATTTCTCCAAATGAATTTAAAGGTTTTATTGATATTAATAGTATTAAGCTTACAAAGGTGGACCTTTTTAATATTAAAGAAATAAAAGAGAAATTGGGTTTTTATATGGGGCAAAATACTCCTGAGAGGCGGAATTTTATTATGGAGAATTTGATTTAA
- a CDS encoding 1-acyl-sn-glycerol-3-phosphate acyltransferase, with translation MKILRSIVTYFNVLLFFLILIFFLFPIYLVCKIFLLERYVVRLSFIIMRACIKISLWLAGIKIVVTGSENIPKKSNVIIMGNHIAAMDPLIFVYTFDCPFVVLAKHSLLRVPFVNIVLIVMGVIFVNRKSIRSAAIAEAKAIKVMREGRSIGIFPEGTRNRGGDTKSFKKGAIKMALKTGTSILPVTLYNTNNFFIKNIIFNSGLSVYIHVHPLIDVLRLSEYEKENLTSIIRDQIVKKLETIKI, from the coding sequence ATGAAAATATTGAGAAGTATTGTAACTTATTTTAATGTTTTATTGTTTTTTTTGATTTTAATTTTTTTTTTATTTCCCATTTACTTGGTTTGTAAAATTTTTTTACTTGAGCGGTATGTTGTTAGACTTAGTTTCATTATTATGCGAGCTTGTATTAAGATTAGCTTATGGCTTGCTGGAATTAAAATTGTTGTTACGGGTTCTGAGAATATTCCTAAAAAAAGCAATGTAATAATAATGGGAAATCATATTGCGGCTATGGATCCTTTAATTTTTGTTTATACTTTTGACTGCCCATTTGTAGTATTGGCAAAACATTCGTTGCTTAGGGTTCCTTTTGTAAATATTGTTTTGATTGTTATGGGTGTTATTTTTGTTAATAGAAAGAGCATAAGATCTGCTGCTATTGCTGAGGCTAAGGCAATAAAGGTTATGAGGGAGGGCAGGTCTATTGGAATTTTTCCCGAAGGGACTAGAAATAGAGGGGGGGATACTAAGTCTTTTAAAAAAGGTGCAATTAAGATGGCATTAAAGACAGGAACATCAATTCTTCCTGTTACTCTTTATAATACTAATAACTTTTTTATTAAAAATATTATTTTTAATTCTGGACTATCTGTTTATATTCATGTCCATCCTTTGATAGATGTTTTAAGATTAAGTGAGTATGAAAAAGAGAATCTCACTAGTATTATTAGAGATCAAATAGTTAAAAAGCTTGAAACTATTAAAATTTAA
- a CDS encoding pallilysin-related adhesin has protein sequence MIKVLVVSVIALIKDKKLIWFYNYFYKFLFLFFFFTLLACSKVSKDFIVFNKDVKSSSRIDNPNSNVLEVNKMEDFFGDIIDLKGYKILLVQQENLNLDVYFEQVVLAQNFSNLNAYLFIIGFDPKIKAGKILFKTQIDIDPKNSYNMYLEDITGDYDFNIVVQGFLKDKSVLYVFQKSVLNDVSSYKPIFFDKVNGTVLINKYARSSAYEENRSRESYPISLEKYEKVGEDLIISKVEKYGYSHVQGRYYLTSVSEKVGKIDNNIYKTLKNLSKDEVYKFLHGVWYDVHDYNKKHDKDIADVLFLSFERQSSEINLFRKNSQEVAKIEYISKPAYNTLNVSAKSLFSDLIVYNFWIKIVDKENIEIKIDTSTNSYDNSGFSGTFKRFDGNVLNVKKKSNDVYFIPSGNYIYKDKIYDFSYPHLTYIDENKIYYGIFNIFPLKNNFVLEYEIDMGSYKLVESFFLEHNERVVQKQKFSTIILNPIKILKDDVSLVKGQKLKLERIEKIG, from the coding sequence ATGATAAAGGTTTTGGTTGTTAGTGTAATTGCTCTGATTAAGGATAAAAAATTAATTTGGTTTTATAATTATTTTTATAAATTTTTGTTTTTATTCTTTTTTTTTACATTGCTAGCTTGCTCCAAAGTAAGTAAAGATTTTATTGTTTTTAACAAAGATGTAAAATCTTCTTCCAGAATCGATAATCCAAATTCCAATGTTTTAGAAGTTAATAAAATGGAAGATTTTTTTGGAGATATTATAGATTTAAAAGGTTATAAAATTCTTTTAGTTCAGCAGGAAAATTTAAATTTAGATGTGTATTTTGAACAGGTGGTTTTAGCTCAAAATTTTTCAAATCTTAATGCATATTTGTTTATTATTGGCTTTGATCCTAAAATTAAAGCTGGAAAGATTCTTTTTAAAACTCAAATAGATATTGATCCAAAAAATTCTTATAACATGTATCTTGAAGATATTACTGGTGATTATGATTTTAATATAGTTGTTCAGGGATTTTTAAAAGATAAATCTGTTTTGTACGTTTTTCAAAAATCTGTTTTAAATGATGTATCGTCTTATAAGCCTATATTTTTTGACAAAGTTAATGGCACTGTTCTTATAAATAAGTATGCAAGATCTTCGGCTTATGAAGAAAACAGATCAAGAGAAAGCTATCCTATTTCTTTAGAAAAATATGAAAAAGTGGGAGAAGATTTAATAATCAGCAAGGTTGAAAAATATGGATATTCTCATGTTCAGGGCAGATATTATCTTACTTCTGTGAGTGAAAAAGTTGGCAAAATTGATAATAATATTTATAAAACTTTGAAGAATTTAAGCAAAGATGAAGTTTATAAATTTTTGCATGGAGTTTGGTATGATGTTCATGACTATAATAAAAAGCATGATAAAGATATTGCCGACGTTTTATTCTTGTCTTTTGAAAGGCAATCAAGCGAGATTAATCTTTTTAGGAAAAATTCTCAAGAAGTTGCAAAGATTGAATACATTTCAAAACCTGCTTATAACACCCTTAATGTTAGTGCAAAGTCTCTTTTTTCAGATTTGATAGTTTACAACTTTTGGATAAAAATTGTAGATAAAGAAAACATTGAAATCAAAATTGACACTAGTACAAATTCTTATGATAATAGTGGATTTTCGGGCACATTTAAGAGATTTGATGGGAATGTCTTAAATGTAAAAAAAAAGAGTAATGATGTTTATTTTATCCCTAGCGGAAATTACATTTATAAGGATAAAATTTATGACTTTTCTTATCCCCATTTAACTTATATTGATGAGAATAAAATTTATTATGGCATTTTTAATATTTTTCCTTTAAAAAATAATTTTGTTCTTGAATATGAGATTGACATGGGTAGTTACAAGCTTGTTGAATCTTTTTTTCTTGAACATAACGAAAGAGTTGTTCAAAAGCAAAAATTTTCTACGATTATTTTAAATCCTATTAAAATTTTAAAAGATGATGTAAGCTTAGTTAAAGGGCAAAAATTAAAGCTTGAGCGAATAGAAAAAATAGGATAA